From the Lathyrus oleraceus cultivar Zhongwan6 chromosome 4, CAAS_Psat_ZW6_1.0, whole genome shotgun sequence genome, one window contains:
- the LOC127074644 gene encoding uncharacterized protein LOC127074644 isoform X1 has translation MATASPTTTTATTTTSFLSPTQRYAAAALFGLALHESQVNQTRILPLPASDDSISNTNRISSSSSSSTDSVSDDPDLWVHHHSGLLQPIFKFLDIDSSAWYGLEETAGSSSATHHVGPFMRLLSQEFDEGSAESSQRLDQELALSKAVDAIVLELEKNLQTSNSKRERLNEYEHQCREKFSAPDVQSNSEKVDVNFETQNETDVAPLINFEDMDQGSSNSKIDERPIEEVMMLSDQRKVAVLYELLSACLSNLGEDDKECKRKRKGYDARHRVALRLLATWLDVKWTKMEAIETMVACSAMAIIKEQESNQEETQEKRSKWAKLKRGGIIGAAAITGGTLLAITGGLAAPAIAAGLGALAPTLGTLIPVIGASGFAAAAGAAGTVAGSVAVAASFGAAGAGLTGSKMARRVGGVDEFDFISIGENHNQGRLGVEILISGFVFEKEDFVRPWEGLNDNLERYSLQWESKKLIAVSTAIQDWLTSRLAMQLMKQGAMMTVLSTLVTALAWPAVLLAATDFIDSKWTIAINRSNKAGKLLAEVLLKGLQGNRPVTLVGYSLGARVIFKCLQCLAKTENGAELVERVVLLGAPVPIKDENWEAARKMVAGRFVNAYSRNDWMLGVAFRASLLTKGLAGIEPVDIPGIQNVDVTDHIEGHSSYLWATQQILDQLQLDTCFPVYNGVSCIKSGAEPEIWAEGGQDKKVL, from the exons ATGGCGACGGCTTCGCCGACTACCACTACGGCGACTACGACGACGTCGTTTCTCTCTCCGACACAGAGGTATGCCGCCGCCGCATTGTTCGGACTAGCCCTTCACGAATCCCAAGTTAATCAGACTCGCATTCTACCCTTACCTGCTTCAGATGACTCCATCTCCAACACCAATCGAATCAGTAGTAGTAGCTCTAGCAGTACTGATTCTGTTTCCGATGATCCTGATCTTTGGGTCCACCATCATTCCGGTTTACTCCAACCCATTTTCAA GTTTCTAGATATCGATTCATCCGCGTGGTATGGGTTAGAGGAAACTGCTGGTTCTTCTTCTGCTACACATCATGTTGGACCA TTTATGAGACTGCTTTCACAAGAATTTGATGAGGGTTCGGCTGAATCTTCTCAAAGGCTAGACCAAGAACTTGCACTGTCAAAAGCTGTTGATGCTATAGTACTTGAGTTGGAAAAGAATTTGCAGACTTCCAACTCTAAAAGAGAGAGGCTTAATGAGTATGAGCATCAGTGTCGGGAGAAATTTTCGGCTCCTGATGTTCAATCTAATTCTGAAAAGGTTGATGTAAACTTTGAAACACAGAATGAGACTGATGTTGCCCCTTTAATCAACTTTGAAGACATGGACCAGGGGTCTAGTAATAGTAAAATTGATGAGAGACCAATTGAAGAAGTGATGATGCTTAGTGATCAGAGGAAAGTGGCGGTTCTCTATGAACTTTTATCTGCTTGTCTGTCGAATTTGGGTGAAGATGACAAAGAATGTAAACGGAAGAGAAAGGGTTATGATGCTCGTCATCGTGTAGCTTTGCGGTTGCTGGCAACATGGCTTGATGTCAAGTGGACAAAAATG GAGGCCATTGAGACCATGGTTGCTTGTTCTGCAATGGCTATCATTAAAGAGCAAGAATCAAATCAAGAAGAAACTCAAGAAAAAAGAAGCAAGTGGGCGAAATTGAAGCGCGGTGGTATTATTGGTGCTGCTGCAATTACTGGGGGAACTTTGTTGGCTATTACTGGTG GGTTAGCTGCACCAGCAATTGCTGCTGGTCTTGGAGCTCTAGCTCCAACTTTGGGTACACTGATCCCTGTAATTGGAGCCAGTGGATTTGCTGCAGCTGCCGGTGCTGCAGGAACTGTTGCTGGTTCCGTTGCAGTTGCTGCATCATTTGGAG CTGCTGGTGCTGGACTTACGGGAAGCAAAATGGCTAGGAGAGTAGGGGGTGTTGATGAGTTTGATTTCATATCCATCGGAGAAAACCATAACCAAGGC AGGCTAGGCGTCGAGATCTTGATATCCGGATTTGTCTTTGAGAAAGAAGATTTTGTAAGGCCATGGGAAGGACTGAACGACAATTTGGAAAG GTATTCACTACAGTGGGAGTCAAAAAAACTGATTGCTGTGAGCACTGCGATTCAGGATTGGCTTACTTCAA GACTTGCAATGCAGCTGATGAAGCAAGGGGCAATGATGACCGTTTTGAGCACCCTTGTAACTGCTCTGGCTTGGCCAGCTGTATTACTTGCAGCAACTGATTTCATTGACAGTAAATGGACAATAGCTATTAACAG ATCAAACAAAGCAGGAAAGTTGCTTGCCGAAGTATTATTAAAAGGATTGCAGGGAAATAG GCCTGTGACACTTGTTGGTTACTCTCTAGGGGCAAGAGTTATTTTCAAATGCCTACAGTGTTTGGCTAAAACAGAAAATGGAG CTGAATTAGTAGAAAGAGTTGTACTTCTTGGAGCACCCGTCCCAATCAAGGATGAGAACTGGGAAGCTGCTAGAAAG ATGGTAGCAGGAAGGTTTGTAAATGCTTATTCAAGGAATGACTGGATGCTTGGAGTTGCTTTCCGTGCCAG TCTACTTACAAAAGGATTAGCTGGAATCGAACCAGTAGATATTCCTGGGATCCAAAAT GTTGATGTCACAGATCATATCGAAGGCCATTCATCTTATCTCTGGGCTACACAACAGATCCTAGACCAACTTCAGTTGGATACATGTTTTCCGGTTTATAACGGCGTTTCTTGCATAAAGTCCGGAGCAGAGCCAGAAATTTGGGCGGAGGGAGGGCAAGACAAAAAAGTATTGTAA
- the LOC127074644 gene encoding uncharacterized protein LOC127074644 isoform X2, which yields MTPSPTPIESVVVALAVLILFPMILIFGSTIIPVYSNPFSNIDSSAWYGLEETAGSSSATHHVGPFMRLLSQEFDEGSAESSQRLDQELALSKAVDAIVLELEKNLQTSNSKRERLNEYEHQCREKFSAPDVQSNSEKVDVNFETQNETDVAPLINFEDMDQGSSNSKIDERPIEEVMMLSDQRKVAVLYELLSACLSNLGEDDKECKRKRKGYDARHRVALRLLATWLDVKWTKMEAIETMVACSAMAIIKEQESNQEETQEKRSKWAKLKRGGIIGAAAITGGTLLAITGGLAAPAIAAGLGALAPTLGTLIPVIGASGFAAAAGAAGTVAGSVAVAASFGAAGAGLTGSKMARRVGGVDEFDFISIGENHNQGRLGVEILISGFVFEKEDFVRPWEGLNDNLERYSLQWESKKLIAVSTAIQDWLTSRLAMQLMKQGAMMTVLSTLVTALAWPAVLLAATDFIDSKWTIAINRSNKAGKLLAEVLLKGLQGNRPVTLVGYSLGARVIFKCLQCLAKTENGAELVERVVLLGAPVPIKDENWEAARKMVAGRFVNAYSRNDWMLGVAFRASLLTKGLAGIEPVDIPGIQNVDVTDHIEGHSSYLWATQQILDQLQLDTCFPVYNGVSCIKSGAEPEIWAEGGQDKKVL from the exons ATGACTCCATCTCCAACACCAATCGAATCAGTAGTAGTAGCTCTAGCAGTACTGATTCTGTTTCCGATGATCCTGATCTTTGGGTCCACCATCATTCCGGTTTACTCCAACCCATTTTCAA ATATCGATTCATCCGCGTGGTATGGGTTAGAGGAAACTGCTGGTTCTTCTTCTGCTACACATCATGTTGGACCA TTTATGAGACTGCTTTCACAAGAATTTGATGAGGGTTCGGCTGAATCTTCTCAAAGGCTAGACCAAGAACTTGCACTGTCAAAAGCTGTTGATGCTATAGTACTTGAGTTGGAAAAGAATTTGCAGACTTCCAACTCTAAAAGAGAGAGGCTTAATGAGTATGAGCATCAGTGTCGGGAGAAATTTTCGGCTCCTGATGTTCAATCTAATTCTGAAAAGGTTGATGTAAACTTTGAAACACAGAATGAGACTGATGTTGCCCCTTTAATCAACTTTGAAGACATGGACCAGGGGTCTAGTAATAGTAAAATTGATGAGAGACCAATTGAAGAAGTGATGATGCTTAGTGATCAGAGGAAAGTGGCGGTTCTCTATGAACTTTTATCTGCTTGTCTGTCGAATTTGGGTGAAGATGACAAAGAATGTAAACGGAAGAGAAAGGGTTATGATGCTCGTCATCGTGTAGCTTTGCGGTTGCTGGCAACATGGCTTGATGTCAAGTGGACAAAAATG GAGGCCATTGAGACCATGGTTGCTTGTTCTGCAATGGCTATCATTAAAGAGCAAGAATCAAATCAAGAAGAAACTCAAGAAAAAAGAAGCAAGTGGGCGAAATTGAAGCGCGGTGGTATTATTGGTGCTGCTGCAATTACTGGGGGAACTTTGTTGGCTATTACTGGTG GGTTAGCTGCACCAGCAATTGCTGCTGGTCTTGGAGCTCTAGCTCCAACTTTGGGTACACTGATCCCTGTAATTGGAGCCAGTGGATTTGCTGCAGCTGCCGGTGCTGCAGGAACTGTTGCTGGTTCCGTTGCAGTTGCTGCATCATTTGGAG CTGCTGGTGCTGGACTTACGGGAAGCAAAATGGCTAGGAGAGTAGGGGGTGTTGATGAGTTTGATTTCATATCCATCGGAGAAAACCATAACCAAGGC AGGCTAGGCGTCGAGATCTTGATATCCGGATTTGTCTTTGAGAAAGAAGATTTTGTAAGGCCATGGGAAGGACTGAACGACAATTTGGAAAG GTATTCACTACAGTGGGAGTCAAAAAAACTGATTGCTGTGAGCACTGCGATTCAGGATTGGCTTACTTCAA GACTTGCAATGCAGCTGATGAAGCAAGGGGCAATGATGACCGTTTTGAGCACCCTTGTAACTGCTCTGGCTTGGCCAGCTGTATTACTTGCAGCAACTGATTTCATTGACAGTAAATGGACAATAGCTATTAACAG ATCAAACAAAGCAGGAAAGTTGCTTGCCGAAGTATTATTAAAAGGATTGCAGGGAAATAG GCCTGTGACACTTGTTGGTTACTCTCTAGGGGCAAGAGTTATTTTCAAATGCCTACAGTGTTTGGCTAAAACAGAAAATGGAG CTGAATTAGTAGAAAGAGTTGTACTTCTTGGAGCACCCGTCCCAATCAAGGATGAGAACTGGGAAGCTGCTAGAAAG ATGGTAGCAGGAAGGTTTGTAAATGCTTATTCAAGGAATGACTGGATGCTTGGAGTTGCTTTCCGTGCCAG TCTACTTACAAAAGGATTAGCTGGAATCGAACCAGTAGATATTCCTGGGATCCAAAAT GTTGATGTCACAGATCATATCGAAGGCCATTCATCTTATCTCTGGGCTACACAACAGATCCTAGACCAACTTCAGTTGGATACATGTTTTCCGGTTTATAACGGCGTTTCTTGCATAAAGTCCGGAGCAGAGCCAGAAATTTGGGCGGAGGGAGGGCAAGACAAAAAAGTATTGTAA